One Natrinema marinum genomic window carries:
- the glmU gene encoding bifunctional sugar-1-phosphate nucleotidylyltransferase/acetyltransferase, with amino-acid sequence MKAIVLAAGEGTRIRPLSAARPKPMLPVADRPLAAHTVDAAVDAGADEIVLVVGYEADTVRDYFDTEYRGVPVSYAVQEDQAGTADAVNAARDHIDGPFAVLNGDNLYDPAAVDRLFAECPAVCAIEVAEPSNYGVLSTTDGTVTDIVEKPADPPTNLANAGAYAFPEDARKWLEVPESERGEHEITDVLARVVDQYAVTPVTLERWLDVGRPWELLEANEWKLAALERRIDGDVSDSAHLEGDVVVEDGASVEPGVVIEGPALIREGAEVGPNAYVRGATLIGPDAEIGHSVEIKNSVISRGTSVSHLSYVGDSVLGRNVNVGAGTNVANLRHDDDDVRFTVKGDRVSTGRRKFGVVAGDGVKTGINSSLSPGLKLSTEATTNPGETVERDR; translated from the coding sequence ATGAAAGCCATCGTTCTCGCGGCAGGTGAAGGCACGCGGATCAGACCACTCTCTGCGGCCCGTCCGAAGCCGATGCTTCCCGTCGCCGACCGACCGCTCGCTGCCCACACGGTCGACGCCGCCGTCGACGCTGGGGCCGACGAGATCGTCCTGGTCGTCGGCTACGAGGCTGACACGGTCCGTGACTACTTCGATACCGAGTACCGTGGCGTCCCGGTCTCCTATGCCGTCCAGGAGGACCAGGCAGGAACGGCCGACGCGGTCAACGCCGCCCGCGATCACATCGACGGCCCCTTTGCCGTCCTGAACGGCGACAACCTCTACGATCCGGCCGCGGTCGACCGGCTGTTCGCCGAGTGTCCAGCGGTCTGTGCGATCGAAGTCGCCGAACCGAGTAACTACGGCGTCCTGAGCACGACCGACGGGACCGTGACCGACATCGTCGAGAAACCCGCCGATCCGCCGACGAACCTCGCCAACGCCGGCGCGTACGCCTTCCCCGAAGACGCCCGCAAGTGGCTCGAGGTGCCCGAAAGCGAACGGGGCGAACACGAGATCACGGACGTCCTCGCACGCGTCGTCGACCAGTACGCGGTGACGCCGGTGACCCTCGAGCGGTGGCTCGACGTGGGCCGACCGTGGGAGCTGCTCGAGGCCAACGAGTGGAAACTCGCCGCCCTCGAGCGCCGGATCGACGGCGATGTCAGCGATTCGGCCCACCTCGAGGGCGATGTCGTCGTTGAGGACGGCGCGTCCGTCGAGCCCGGCGTCGTGATCGAGGGACCGGCGCTGATCCGCGAGGGCGCCGAGGTCGGGCCGAACGCCTACGTGCGTGGCGCGACGCTGATCGGGCCGGACGCCGAGATCGGCCACTCGGTCGAGATCAAAAACAGCGTGATCTCGCGGGGCACCTCGGTCAGCCACCTCTCGTACGTCGGTGACAGCGTCCTCGGCCGGAACGTCAACGTCGGCGCGGGAACGAACGTCGCGAACCTCCGTCACGACGACGACGACGTTCGATTTACTGTCAAAGGCGACCGAGTGTCGACCGGTCGGCGGAAGTTCGGCGTCGTCGCCGGCGACGGCGTCAAGACGGGGATCAACTCGAGTCTCTCCCCCGGATTGAAGCTCAGCACCGAGGCGACGACGAACCCGGGCGAGACCGTCGAACGGGATCGGTAA